GGGGGAAGAGTATCAAGTGGCTCTTTCCTACTGATGACTCCAGTTTCAGGATCAACAGTGGTGAAAATACACCTGCAcgataaacacacatcagacacACAGTCGTCACAAAACATAACCAGTAAGCTGATCTGATGATATCAGTCCATGGCTGAATGAATACCTTCCACAGCCTATGATGCGCTTGATCTCCACCTGACCAATCTGTAGGTGATGCCATGTGTCCTGTTCAGGAGACAAGAGCACAAATAGTAAAACTAAGAAAAACACTCTCAGGCTATAGCACCTTTCTACCATACCCCAGAGAAAGTCTTATGTGGTTCCTTTAAAAGCTGTTCTAGTTTGCTTTGAATGTAAGTGGAGTGGTGGCTTCATACCTCATTAAAAGCGTCACAATCACCGACCACGATGCTGGGCCGGAACTGGCGAACTGAGATGTCCCGATCCAGTCTGCTCCCCAAGTCCTTTACTGAAGCCTCAGACATCAGCATGACAGGAGCTGCGTCTGGGTAAGCCACCTAGGTCATCACAATACAGAGTTAACACCTCTTTTCCTGCATTATTTACAGACAATTCCTTTAAATCAGTACATCATGAAAAGGGGTGCACAAAAATGCATAGGACACGACTTGAACGTCTGAATTCTAAACTTGCTCAAAAACATTTCTAACTTTGAGGACTTTTTTCTGCCTTTCTGGCCCAAATGATTGGAATAAGGTTATGTGTTCAATGATGCAGTTTCACAGTAAAAGGCTTCATTCAGCATCCATGAATATGCTATTGGAACTATAGATATTGGCCTCTCTTTAGCAATTTCTTGAACATTCAATCAAATTAATTAAACTTTGATTgtttagtgctttttacaatGGCTGTTGTAAAATAGCAGGTTTACAGGTGTCCAGGGTCAAGCCCCAAGAGAGCAAGCCAAGCATCACATTTGCAAGGAAAGGAAACTCCATATAAGCAAGCGAAAGAAAGCATGAAAGAAACCAAGGCTCAAAAGGTAAAGTCCTCCTCCTTTTGGCAACACtagacaataaaataataacaaagagagagtgagttatAAGAATTATGAATAAAGAAAGGAGAGTTTAATCAAATACAGAATTCAGATCAACTCATAAAAAACAAAGCTTAACACCACACCTTTTCATCTTTGGGAAAAGCAGGTTCTTCCTCAGCTGGCTTTCTAGCCTTCAGGTGGGGTTCAAAGTGCACCAGGCGATAGGTCTTATTGTCTGCAAAATATTGAGTGAACCAGCTGGACACTTCATCCCCACAGTCTCTGCCTTCAGTGTCTGCACCAAAGATTCTACAAGCAGAGagattattattcttttattttctttggtAGATTATTAAATTGAGGCAGAAAGTATACATCTGCAAATCATTGTGATTTGTAAACcatttacacattaataattttacatttaataataaacaattgaCTGCAACAGTATAAAATACACCAAAGGGTATTAGATGTCAACTTACCCAAGGATTTTTAATATAACAAGATCAGTAACCCAAAGAGATTATCTATTTGAAATCACTTTCTGTAAAGTTATCTGCTCTCAAAATGTTATCAGTTTCCTACCAATTGTTTGAAACCTAGAAGACGTGCAGGCAATCAGGTAAACATTTTATATGTTTATCTGCAAATAAATggaatttcttttatttaaaacacaaacactaaACTTCTGAAATGAGCTGTACTTCATTTAAATTCTCTTCCAAGGATGTGTCCATTTACTTTTCTGGCTACCTGCACTTGAAGATGGGGTTGGAAGGTTGGTGTAGGGGAATGCTTATCTCGTCCATGTCAGGACCACTGAGGTGGAGCTGACCACCCTCACAGGTCAGTGACACCAGAACCAGGCGGGGCTGCTGTCTTCCTGTCACCATGTGGCCATCTTCTGTAATGACGAGCCAATGGCTGCAATGAGACATACAGTATTTACCCTAGTTCTAGTGGTTTTACGAACAGTGCTAAAGAACAATACTGCAACTGGCAGAGTACTGCAAGCCATTCATTATTGAAGCTTAACAGTGGGAACTTCACAGTGTTACAACTGCAGTCAATGATATATATTCCATAAACAAAACTTGGGCTTTAGCGATATGTGtggttttattcagtatttacaataaagaaccattatttactttgtttttgtACTTGAAAATGTCAAACTACTTATATTTCACATCAACCACTATCAGAATGTATATAGTTGTTGGAAAGTGAAACAAAGAGGCAACAGGACAGGACATAGTATATCTGTGAGTGTTTAATATGAATATGCCAAATGCAGCCTTATATTTCAGTCTTTTCATAATACCTGAATGTTTTTAGGCAATTAATAAGAGCCACAAAAATACCTGCTTGAGGTCAGGTGCTTAGGTGGTCCCTTTTATCTGGAATTGTTGGCTCGTTGTATTTGTGATGTGAGAGTAA
The Salminus brasiliensis chromosome 10, fSalBra1.hap2, whole genome shotgun sequence genome window above contains:
- the marc1 gene encoding mitochondrial amidoxime-reducing component 1 isoform X2 yields the protein MEYLANWVSQNRKAALCVAGTSVALLGLGLAYKHTRKQKKFRQVGVVSQLLLHPLKSGKAVPVEAAECLQMGLKCGELQDRHWLVITEDGHMVTGRQQPRLVLVSLTCEGGQLHLSGPDMDEISIPLHQPSNPIFKCRIFGADTEGRDCGDEVSSWFTQYFADNKTYRLVHFEPHLKARKPAEEEPAFPKDEKVAYPDAAPVMLMSEASVKDLGSRLDRDISVRQFRPSIVVGDCDAFNEDTWHHLQIGQVEIKRIIGCGRCIFTTVDPETGVISRKEPLDTLPPQRNYRPTEPSSKTAPVLGQYYIVKKTGILHVGDPVFKITY
- the marc1 gene encoding mitochondrial amidoxime-reducing component 1 isoform X1 produces the protein MEYLANWVSQNRKAALCVAGTSVALLGLGLAYKHTRKQKKFRQVGVVSQLLLHPLKSGKAVPVEAAECLQMGLKCGELQDRHWLVITEDGHMVTGRQQPRLVLVSLTCEGGQLHLSGPDMDEISIPLHQPSNPIFKCRIFGADTEGRDCGDEVSSWFTQYFADNKTYRLVHFEPHLKARKPAEEEPAFPKDEKVAYPDAAPVMLMSEASVKDLGSRLDRDISVRQFRPSIVVGDCDAFNEDTWHHLQIGQVEIKRIIGCGRCIFTTVDPETGVISRKEPLDTLPPQLIGQLSLRLKLPQYLDSTT